The window tgGCCGGCAGACCGCCCTGGGtgcctcggtgtgggacgtgtcccgtccgccgggctgctctcgggtggacccctgggcatGATCTCGCCCctcaattgattgggtggggtcctcagccaccgcaGTGTGGCCACAGCATTTACAGGACACTTTTGtcatctttgtgcatgtaaaacggtgtcaattcacttgcatgcatCTACAGGAACACActcctaggactctttcactgagtgtggggtcacgcaaatactgcaacaaataactcaagaatatgcaaatcgcttatgtatcccctcacttatacacCCGTCCtttagacttttataatttacataattaatggcaccacacttcagttgtacagccgggttcacgacccttgtcctgcatgcttcttctcctgtccttgtcgtgttctatcttgtcctgtccttccctcacagggtgtagcacaacagccccatgcaacactcatatttaatgtttcattgttgtagataatgtaatgatttacttctctcatcctgtttagaATTTGTGCTTTGtcctatcagaatcagaatcagaatcagaatcatctttatttgccaagtatgtccaaaacacacaaggaatttgtctccggtagttggagccgctctagtacaacagacagtcaatttacagaacactttggagacataaagacgttgacataaagacattgacaaaaaacaacaacaaacaacaattgtgcaaaaagatgcagagtcctctagcacttagagcagttcgaatggctaatatcgcaatagtccggtgcaatgaccattgtgcaaagggcactgagacttcaaggagtgtatgcggtttaaagtgacgagtagtgcgataatctgggacaatggttgtgcaaatgttacagatactcctcaatcagtgtgcaaatggagcagatgctactctggcatgagtggccactatatgcaaatagtgcagcacggcgagacaactacagtgagtgcacgagtaatacataattggccccacagaaatgtgacaacgaactgaagtcaaaaaaaaaaaaaaaataaataaaaaaaaaaaaaaattgccagcttgttgtaatggaattgtaagttagctgtttaagaagttgattgcaagagggaagaagctgttggaatgtctactagttctagtttgcaatgatcggtagcgcctacctgaggcaaggagctggaagagccggtgaccggggtggggagggtccgagaggattttgcacgccctatgtctttgtttctctctccctgctAGAAACTTCGTTCTGTTGGACTgttcaagtctgattctcaataaacctcaattacaataccacagcggaagcttaaaaactccgtgacacagtaaaactgttccggcataaaagggatacagattttccattctgcttgacctaaaagccaaacaggacaaaaaaaaacgttttcacacagggccagatagctagtttgaatatttatttttccttgatttaaaaaaaaaaaacattaaaaaaaacattttaaaagtgaaTTCTATGTTTAATTGggttatatatacatttgtttgatgatcttaaacattaaagtggggaaacaatgcaaaaacaaatgaatttgagaaggggcaaatatatttcctatatatgtatcctaatgaggacaagcagtataaaaTGGTCattcccaaccagtgtacaGTAAGAGATCATCCGGTGTGCCGTGGAAATTATCCAGTTTCTCTTAACTTTTCATTTTTAGTCATTTACAACCATACATGTATTTTTACTCATCCAACAATGCCAGTGATGAATTAATTAAACGCTCTTTCAGTGGTAATTAAattgtgtatccactttttatgAAATTCTGTACAtattgtttggtggtgtgcagtgagattgTTTCAAAAGAAAAAGGTGCTTGAGCGCAATAAAGGGTTGGAAACCCTTGTATAAACTAATGGCTGGAAGTAGAACGACCTCTGTCCATAACCCGATTAATGTCTGCATGTAAATGGATTGCATTTGTCTTTGACTTGTTCTGCTGCTGCAGTGACGAGACGTACGCTATCGCCTTTATGGTGCCAAATGAGAAGCAGCTGCAAGCTCTGGCTGATCAATATGGCATCAGTGGCTCAAGGGAGGAGCTTTGCAACAACAAGGTCATGGAAGAGCTGGTGCTCAAGGTCATCAATGAGGCCGCTATAGCAGGTAGGAAGACTCCTGACTCctgaaaagttcattttctcatGATGTGTGCTGTGTGCTGATCTATTGTCTTCCTTCAGCCCAACTGGAACGCTTTGAGATCCCCCGCAAGATCCATCTGAGTCCAGACATGTGGACTCCTGAGACAGGACTAGTAACTGACGCATTCAAGCTCAAACGAAAGGAGCTGGAAATCCATTACCGGAATGAGATTGCAAAGATGTACAATGGGAAATGATGACATGGACAATGACAGTCCACAAACAAAGCAGACATGTACAAAGTTCTCAAACTTGTGGGTTGTGTTTTCCCTTTGGACTGTTACCCAGCTCCACGTTGGTTGTTTCTACTTGAATTTGTAGCTGAACCAAAGTAGAATGATTGCATAGTACTGGATACGTGAAGTTTGCAGGAAGTGCAATCGATGTGTCTGCTGCTGCCTTTTCTTCTCTTGTCCATGTGTATGACCCCTGTCTCAAGTGGTTTATTGTTCCAGATGGAACTTATGAAACAGACTGCTGTGTTTAGCTGTTTTCTGTTCAACTTGCCTGAGTTCACAGCAAGAAGCTTTGGATTGCACTTGATTGCACACTGtttactttctttgtttacttttgtcGCAGAATTGTTTCTTTATTCGTAATCTTAAGGATAATTATACTTTTATCTGTCCTGCAGGTCAGGAGACACTTGGCTCTTTTGTTCTTTTGGCCTgaacattgatttgatatgttGAAATTtgattattctattattgtcaACCAGTATGGTATGTAGtatgttaatttcaaaatcacagaataatttcacattttaattgagTATTTTGTCAACTTTTAATAGCACATTTTTATCTGTGTGTATGAAGTACCCAGATTTGCCCTGAATGGGATTATTTTAACGTTGGAAACGGACTGTTGTTTAGTTTGCGCAGCTGCTGTACAATAACACTGCGTACTTTCCAATGTGCTGAACACACACTCcagaaatcatttatttatgtattttacagTAGTCTGTAAAGCGTCATTTTGATGAACAGGGCAAACTTAAAAATGTCTGATCACTAAGCAAGAAAGGCAGttgattacaaaaaatgttgaaacaCCAATAACAAGCTAAGGACAGTTGAGACTTAAACTTAACCAGCACATGCAGGGAACATGATagtttcatttttggggggtgttttctttgtgtgtctgATCCAGGGTGAAATAAAATGAGTTAAGAAGACTACGCAGCACGATATGCCATTGTAAATGGAGACGGTGCCTTCTAGAATGATCTGTATTTTGTCATGTGGTGGAAagtgaattgggacaaaataaGCAATGATACACAACATAAGACTTAACTTGATTATTTAACTTTCCTGATTTTACACTTTGTAGCTTCTAGAGCCTTTCGAAGCTGGATTATAGCTCTTTCCTGTCATGTAAATGAACCGGGGGCGGGGGGAGTCACTGgagaatatcattttttttgatGGAACCAGGCTGGGTACGCTGGCAGACGTCCACAGTCCAGAAGCATGTATCTTTGGTTCACTGAAGAAATTCAATTGTATTACGTGAGTTATTGCCTTGTGTTTCATTGAAAAGAATAAACACTGCGGTTTAATTGATtaatgcactcactgtagtttcTTTGGAATTGcatggacatacagtacatgaccaAAATCTACTAGAACGATCATTTTgtataaaatattgtctcattactgttaaaataaaatacaaatacttgtGTGCATTTAGCGGAAGaatattcatttaatttcaaaagaCAACTTCTACATTTACAATCCATTGTTTGTGCTGAATCACTTTGTTTTCTAAATTGGCATTGCTAGACAATCGGATTTAGTTTATACACCTAAAAATTCTGTCTTCATTAAGATTAAAGATGTACTGATTTAACAATACGTGCAGTGTTTTTTAGTGGTGTAGAACATTCTAAGACCTGTTTCTGTGTTTCATCCTCGTGGAGCTaaataatgtgatgaaaattCTGAAACTGTGTGATTGAAAGTTGTGGATGGTAGTTTTCTAATCCAACAGCTGTATAAATTCATtgacaaatgttttgttaagATTTCCACAGATAGAAGCCTTATTCTTACACATGCAGTCAGCCCCCTCCACGTGACTCGCAGTCAGGGTAGGGGGTGGTGACTCTGTATAAATAATCGAATCCTTGGAGACCTTCTGCCAAAATCCAGAAGAGCTGCACGAAGTTACAAGCTCGCCGTTCGTGCCACAGGAAATTTGACCCCTCGTTTTGGTGAGTTAAAAATTACTCCGCGTGTTTAAAGATCATTTGGTTTCTATGAAGAAAATCTATAATTTATTAATAGacttgttttttaatattaggATATTGTAGTTCACATATACCTACTGTACAATCGATTGATAACTGCCCACGTGATCCAGTGATTTCTTTACGTACTTCATATTTAATAGGGAATTGCAGAATGTGTGCGCccatttctatccatccatttatacacatacacgcatacaataatctaaaaaaaagatTAGAATATCAAACCTATTTTCAGGAAGTAtagatgaataataataatacattgtatttgtattgcacTTTACATTTCATGATCTCAAAGCGCTACAGAGAACAAGTTTAAAAACTAAATAGATGAAGAAAATTGGATACAATTATAAATGATCGGAAACCAGGAGTGATTCGAGGAGAAcccagagtgaaatatttcaggaCTTTATTTGATGAATATAGCTTCGAAatccccaaattcaccatcttgAGAGATGATTTGAGAAACAGTTCACATGATTTTTAATTAGCCTTCGGAGATTTTGTGCTTTAAgcaatagatttttatttttttttaattgaactacttGAGTTTTTCTATGATATTAGGTTGTAGGCAGCCTACATGTATATAAGTACAGTAGGCTCCCTTGATATTTTGGGCAAAATTGtgctttttgttctttgtttgctTCTATTTGTGGGGGCGGGAAGCGCACAGTATCCCAATGGGTTAAAGGTCATTTTCTTTGCAGATTAATAAGTGACAAGATGGCGCACCTGGATAACTGCACCCAGGCTTCCACACCCTCCCCACTTCACGCACAGGCGGCACAAAGCGGCGGGAACTCATACTTGTACATTTTAATGGTCGTCACTTTCTACGGAGTCTTCCTGTGCGGCATCATGCTGGGCTACTTCCACTCCAAGAGAAAGGAGAAGAGGAGGACCAACATCTTCACCCGCCTCGTGCACGAGGAGGAGCAGCGGGAGTGGGGCGCGCTCCCCAAGAAGCACAGCCTCTCCTTCACGGCGGAGGCCGCCGCGGGAGCGCGCTCACTGAACCTGGCCTTGCCTTTCTGCGGTAACCACGGCAACCGCTTCGGACATCTTCGCCGCGAGGGCGCGCTGCCCTCTCCGCTCGCGTGCGCGCTCTGCACGGAGCAAAGCAGCGTCAGCTCCCTGTGCTCCTCCGCGGACACGCGCTTGGCCATCGAGGAGGAGGAGTCGGACAGTGGCAGCGGGGAGGGGCCGGAGGAGACCCCCAAGAGGCCAGTGCAGAACAGTGAGGAGGACTccggctgaaaaaaaaaacaacaaggaaGGAAGTGCAACAAGCCCCATCAGAAGTGATGCTCAAAAAGCAGAGGTGGAACAAAAGCTGCTCACACTTTGTACTTAAGTTGAAGTACAGGTAATtgtgtgccaaaaaaaaaaaaaaagagactgtgGTTTAAAAGGGGCCTTCTGATTCAACTCGTGGACTTAAAGTCAATTCAGATCCTGAAAAAGTAGAGaatttaaaagtacaaatacactTTTCCTCTCAATTGCATACAACACATTTGATACTTGGCACAGCAACAAAAACACTGCCCACAAAATAGTGAACCTCTGATCAACTTGCATCATGCTCGTTCaaggagaaaaggaaaaaaaaaaaaaaaagacagcgcTTGCAGTAAGATAATCGGGACTGAACAATTGTTGTGACACATTCATAAATGTATCTATACTGCAGAAATAAcattgtttatttcattttgctgtctgctattgtgtggaTGTAAAATGGCTGCCATATCCCGGCACTTCAGATCACAGTCGTTATCCAGGAAAATGGCGCTGTGTGGGAACTGCTTTTGTTTTCTATACATATGCTTTATTTAATACAGATCGGTGATTCAATTGTGTAACTAATGTTTAAAATGGACTTGCTTCATTATCTTAATAATGCAGTTTTGGAGTTTTGGAGTAGTGAACAGGAAAAACAATCTCAAGCAGTCGTGCTTTGCTTTGTAAAACGCCATTTCATTCGTGATAGAGATTGTATATATTCTTTTTATGTGCTGTTTAGTGCATTTACATTGAAATAGCTCGAAAATACGGACACCAATTTGCCTTGATATGGAATGCATTAGTATCTGGCggcatttctgaaaaaaaaaaaaaaaaaaaaagaccacttAGCTGGATACATTTGTATTATATCCTGAAGAATCTCCGCCTTGCCTCATTGCAAACGGGTTGATGACTCATCCTGCAGGTATCTGAGGAAACcgccgtcttttttttttttttttgggcacgctggactgaaacaaatatttttgcctTTACTCTGTTATGCTCTCAACATGCACCTGGGACACACTTGAAAGACTGTTAATaggcctgtctgtctgtcaacaAATGTATGTTTTAGCTCCCTGACATGCACTCTGGTAATCCGTGCTGTAAATTTGCATGATCAATATACGTAGTGCACATTGTGAATGGTATTATCACCATGTGTGGCTTAATTTAAGAGgtagtgagaaaaataaatggtttactTTGTACTTACAGTACTAATGCTCCCGTTTTGTTGTTATACCCCATGGCACCAATAAGAGGCAGTCTTGTAGTGGTTATTCAATGAACCAAGGGAATAGAATGAGGGTCAAATGAGATTAAGAGGGAAGAAGAAATTGCGTCCATGTTATTTTTGGACCTAACCTTCCTCATGTCATAATTGTGTCCAAGgcagagaagaaatatacaataCAGTCCACTTTGTAAAGTAATTAGAAAGAGAATCAGTTGAACACTTCCCGGTCTAGTTTCGTAGTCGAATAAACAGTTTACACTGCAACAAAGATAGCAAGCTCTGTTCGAAATAACtttgaaatatgtatttatttgacgaaatgttgatttcatttgGCATTATTCTGGTTGTAGTGGGATGTTGTAAAGTATGTTTGCCTCATAATCAGAGGCGATACTTCTATAATTGTACCCCTCTCATAAGGTAACCAAAtagaaacatgaaatatgaaatatgatgcAGTGTAGTTCTCCAGCACTCCCAACCACAACTACATAAAACTAATTCTTCAACTTGAGAATGTCATTTCAATTGCATGTGAATGCTTAAGAGCTGAAACTGGACTGCCATGCTGTAGAATTGATTGAAATGTAAGAAATGTAGACTGTGtgactagtaaaaaaaaatatgggttATAGTTCTGAGAATTGAAGTGCTAAGCCAGATTcagttattaaaaatatatataatagaattcatccatccattttccgtcccgcttattctcacttgggtctcaggcatgctggagcctatcacagctatctcatcaattaaaaaaattgggaaaagaGATTTGCTTAATTGCGCCAtgggtctaaaaaaaaaaaggtttctaaaTCTGAATATACATATTTTCCCATATTCAGGTACTATTTCTAATGGGAAGCAATAAAATGCTAAGTTGCTAATAGTAGTTgtgctaacatactgtacagcaAGATAGCAACCTGAGTAGATAAAGTGGAAAGAAAAACCAATAAGAATTTTATGTCTTGCCTTGCATTCGGATATTTCTCGTGAAAAATTTGTCAAATGCTAATATGATAACATTTAGTGTGCAAACATTTGGCAAGACCTGAGTCGTGAAAGTGCAAAGGCCACTTGATGTGACTTTTACATCCCGCCTTCTATTAATTTCACATACTATTTCTAATGAGAATTGATCAAAtgttaacatgctaacagttggtatgcCAACATAGTTTTCCTGTGACGTCACCCAGCAGCATGTTGGACGTCGACGCCTTGTTTTGTTCCAGTGCTTGTTGAGTGACATAGTTGTAATTGTGCAGGCAAATcgaatgttgtggccagtgagtgtatcGGTCGTCAGCATCCCTGCAGGCTCTCGGGTAAACAGGTGggtgtttattattttggttaTAGTTGTAGTACACCCCCCACTTCAGGCACAGATctctaaaaactaaaaatttttaaaagtcatttctattttatttcatcATAATAGCTATTTTTgtcttaataaataataatgttgagttCTTTAtcataaagacattaaaaagtTAAAGCAACAATGGCATGATTTTGTTCGATTAATGGGAATCTACACTGCACAAGCCTGTCACGGCCTCATGGCACATAATCACATTAATATTGAACGATACCAGCCAAAACTTGAAATGTTAAACATAAGCGACTCATGTAATGCACTCGGCGTGCTTTTTACGTCTACCGAATCGGCAGTAACGAAAGCCAGACTTCCAGATCTACAGTATttggacatactgtattgtatgcAACGATAGTACCTCATTTACTTTCTGTTGTCCTACTCTGGAGAATCTTTGGAAACCTACAAAGGTCTGGAGGGGTACAAATGGATGACAGCCGGATTCATAATGAACCTTCAGCTTTGGTTTCTACCTGCCATCACTGGCAGGGTAAGTGTTCCTTCATGTAACTTTTGGTAAGCATTAGCATTTAGTTAAGAGTACCATTTAGCAACAGGCAGGGTAATGTGGTTAACTTACAAATGCTATAAGCAAGTGTTTGACATTGTTTCTATAATTTATTGCTTTGAATTATGAGGACTGGAGGTGTAGGCTATGGCTGGTAATGTGATGATTACGTGCGTCAAtgctgttgtatttaacttttaagtacaattgaTTGCATGTAAGCATTTAAAATTGCTTGTTTTCATGAATAATGAATACTGGtttacttttttatatttaaatgcagtgttaatgttcaaactgcacagtGTTACTCTGGctaataaaaatattgaaatattatttttaggaataaaacatctGCCTCATTATTGATCAGAGCCTGATTTTGGCACCATAAGGGCCAATTTATTCAGCCGATATTAGCCCCTtttcaaattggcaaaaataatataatattatgatTGTCAATAACATGTCCGCCTCACCGTTTTtaggttcgaatctcggctctggccttcctgtgtggagtttgcatattcacCCCGTGATTGCCtaggttttctttgggtactccagCTCCCTCCCACGTTCTAAAAATTTGTGTGTTTGGTTAACTGAAGGCTCCGAATTGTTcgcaagtgtgaatgtgagtgtgaatggttgcttgtcttgTATGTGCCCAGCAATTTCTTGGCGACCATTCCTATGTGTACCATAGCTCtttcccaaagtcagccgggataggctccagctcacctgggaccctaatgaggacaagagctATGGAAAACAGGTGGGCgtttattattttggttgtaGTACACCAAGGTAATAATGATGTAATTAATGAAAGGTAGAGACACTGCACATGTTCCTAATTTTGTGGTCACTGAGTGTGTTTACCTGCATCTTGTTGGCAACCCACCACTTTGCTGTATTTCCTGAGCTAATATGAACCTATAGAAAGGAAGAACATTTCACAGCCTTAATCAAATTAAAGGTGTCTTCCCCCACTGGGCCACATTCATTTCTTCCTCCCGTCACCTGTCTTCCGTCATTACAGTCTGACAAGCTGATCACGTTTAGGCTGTCAAGTGAACATCTGTTCTCTCGTATCTGTGATGAACACGCTGCTACTCTCAGACCTATTGTCAAGTTCCCCTGGGGACAATCTCCTTCACATCAGAAGTGTGACAAAATGTGCTGCCATACTGTGATCTTCCTGTTCACATGTCCTCTCTTATAATATGAACAACGCCACTGCAGAGCACACTAAGAGGAGCAAAGAAGAGGGAATCCTGTCTTCTATGCGTCTTTTAGTCacccaggcacacacacacaaacacagaaca of the Phyllopteryx taeniolatus isolate TA_2022b chromosome 8, UOR_Ptae_1.2, whole genome shotgun sequence genome contains:
- the kcne4 gene encoding potassium voltage-gated channel subfamily E member 4, yielding MAHLDNCTQASTPSPLHAQAAQSGGNSYLYILMVVTFYGVFLCGIMLGYFHSKRKEKRRTNIFTRLVHEEEQREWGALPKKHSLSFTAEAAAGARSLNLALPFCGNHGNRFGHLRREGALPSPLACALCTEQSSVSSLCSSADTRLAIEEEESDSGSGEGPEETPKRPVQNSEEDSG